Proteins encoded within one genomic window of Solibaculum mannosilyticum:
- a CDS encoding PLP-dependent aminotransferase family protein gives MQYTFADRISSLQPSAIREILKFTADPTVISFAAGNPAPEAFPVKEVAEISSRIFAERPIDALQYSITEGYTPLRDRMKNFMRDRYNSYRDFDELIVTSGAQQVMELTTKALCNEGDTIICEAPSFIGSLNAFRSFGVKLRGVPVESDGIDIAQLEEALKEEKKAKFIYVIPNFQNPSGVTMSLEKRKAVYDLAGKYGVMILEDNPYGELRVKGENIPTIKSMDIDGRVIYAGTFSKVLSPGIRVGYAVAPSPVIQKMVVCKQVTDVHTNIFGQMLADEFMANYDFDAHLEKIRGIYRNKMGLMLDLMKQHLPGSVTWNEPEGGLFIWCTLPEGADMLGFCKEAVETYRVAVVPGTAFLTDESAPCSSFRLNFSTPTDQQLVEGMEKLGKAAAKYLTV, from the coding sequence ATGCAATATACATTTGCCGATCGTATTTCATCATTGCAACCGTCGGCCATTCGTGAAATCCTAAAGTTCACAGCCGACCCCACCGTTATTTCCTTTGCCGCCGGTAATCCGGCTCCCGAGGCATTCCCGGTGAAGGAAGTAGCTGAGATTTCATCTAGAATTTTTGCCGAGCGTCCCATTGATGCCCTGCAATACAGCATCACCGAAGGATATACTCCTTTGCGGGATCGCATGAAAAACTTTATGCGGGATCGGTACAACTCCTATCGCGACTTTGATGAACTCATCGTTACATCCGGCGCCCAGCAGGTCATGGAACTGACCACCAAAGCGTTGTGTAACGAAGGGGATACCATTATTTGTGAAGCCCCCAGCTTTATTGGATCTCTCAACGCCTTCCGGTCCTTTGGAGTAAAGCTGCGCGGCGTGCCGGTGGAGAGCGACGGCATTGACATCGCCCAGCTTGAAGAGGCCCTGAAAGAGGAGAAAAAGGCGAAGTTTATCTACGTCATCCCAAATTTCCAGAATCCGTCAGGCGTCACCATGTCGCTAGAGAAACGTAAAGCAGTGTATGACCTGGCGGGCAAATACGGCGTCATGATCCTGGAGGACAATCCCTACGGCGAATTGCGCGTCAAGGGTGAGAACATCCCCACCATCAAATCAATGGATATTGATGGCCGCGTTATCTACGCCGGTACCTTCTCCAAGGTGCTGTCCCCGGGTATCCGTGTGGGCTATGCTGTCGCGCCGTCGCCGGTGATCCAGAAGATGGTGGTGTGCAAACAGGTCACCGACGTCCATACCAATATCTTCGGCCAGATGCTTGCCGATGAATTTATGGCGAACTACGATTTTGACGCCCATCTGGAAAAGATCCGAGGGATCTATCGCAACAAGATGGGCCTGATGCTGGATCTGATGAAGCAACATCTGCCGGGCAGCGTCACCTGGAACGAGCCGGAAGGCGGTCTGTTTATTTGGTGTACCCTCCCAGAGGGGGCCGATATGCTGGGTTTCTGTAAGGAGGCGGTGGAGACTTATCGCGTAGCCGTCGTCCCGGGGACAGCCTTCCTCACCGACGAATCGGCGCCGTGTAGTTCCTTCCGCCTCAACTTCTCCACCCCCACCGATCAGCAACTGGTCGAGGGTATGGAAAAATTGGGCAAAGCGGCCGCCAAATATCTTACCGTTTGA
- the trpS gene encoding tryptophan--tRNA ligase encodes MDQTGKPQEEKKIIFSGVQPSGQLTLGNYLGALKNWVDLQDDYRCIYSVVDLHAITVRQEPAKLRRQILETYALLLACGVDPQKSLLFIQSQVSTHAELAWILNCYTQFGELSRMTQFKDKSARHADNVNAGLFTYPSLMAADILLYQADLVPVGADQKQHLELSRDIATRMNGLYNNVFTVPEPYIPKAGARVMSLQDPTKKMSKSDENVNAYVAILDKPDDIMRKFKRAVTDSEAKVCRGEGKDGVNNLIGIYAAVTGKTEEQVEAEFEGKGYGDFKAAVGEAVVETLRPVREKFEQYMGDKAFLEQCYREGAEKAYAVSRRTLGKVQRKIGFLSR; translated from the coding sequence ATGGATCAGACTGGAAAACCTCAGGAAGAGAAAAAGATTATATTTTCCGGCGTCCAGCCCAGCGGACAATTGACGTTGGGCAACTATTTGGGCGCCTTGAAAAATTGGGTGGATTTGCAGGATGACTATCGCTGCATCTACTCGGTGGTGGATCTGCACGCCATCACCGTGCGCCAGGAACCGGCCAAGCTGCGCCGCCAGATTCTGGAGACCTACGCCCTGCTGCTTGCCTGCGGCGTGGATCCGCAAAAGAGCCTGTTGTTTATCCAAAGCCAGGTTTCTACCCATGCGGAATTGGCATGGATTCTCAATTGCTATACCCAGTTTGGTGAACTGTCCCGCATGACACAGTTTAAGGATAAATCGGCCCGCCATGCCGACAACGTCAATGCAGGACTTTTCACCTATCCGTCCTTGATGGCGGCCGACATTCTGCTGTACCAGGCCGATCTGGTACCGGTAGGAGCCGATCAAAAACAGCATCTGGAATTGAGCCGTGACATCGCCACCCGTATGAACGGCCTGTATAACAACGTCTTTACCGTACCGGAACCCTATATTCCTAAGGCGGGTGCACGTGTCATGTCCTTGCAGGATCCCACCAAGAAGATGTCCAAGTCGGATGAAAACGTCAACGCTTATGTGGCCATCCTGGATAAGCCCGACGACATCATGCGCAAATTCAAAAGAGCCGTCACCGATTCCGAGGCAAAAGTATGCCGCGGAGAGGGCAAGGATGGTGTCAACAATCTTATCGGTATTTATGCCGCTGTCACCGGCAAGACTGAAGAACAGGTGGAAGCGGAGTTTGAAGGCAAAGGATACGGAGATTTTAAGGCCGCAGTTGGTGAAGCTGTGGTGGAAACGCTGCGTCCTGTGCGTGAAAAGTTCGAGCAATACATGGGGGATAAGGCATTTTTGGAGCAATGTTACCGTGAAGGAGCCGAAAAAGCCTATGCCGTCAGCCGACGTACTCTCGGCAAAGTCCAGCGCAAAATCGGCTTCCTTTCCCGCTAA
- a CDS encoding sugar phosphate isomerase/epimerase family protein yields the protein MKVGISTACLYPQEIECSLDHLLQLGFRDFEIFVNTISEIRPSFINYMRDMAQSQGGRIHSLHPFTSGYESVMLFSTYMRRYEDSLEFYRRYFEAAARADAKLVVLHGEKTWGKMPKLPMEEYCRRFQQLNEIGQEYGVVLAQENVSGFRSQDPEFLKEMRQMLGDGVKFVLDIKQSVRAGFTPDLILDAMGNNVIHIHVNDHTDVRDCMLPGRGNTDYQALKKRLDQIGYSGQWIIEVYRKDFDEERELLDAAQHLEGILNSHP from the coding sequence ATGAAAGTAGGAATCTCTACTGCTTGTTTATATCCACAGGAGATTGAATGTTCGTTAGATCATTTATTGCAATTAGGCTTCCGAGATTTTGAGATTTTTGTCAATACGATCTCAGAGATTCGACCATCCTTTATCAACTATATGAGAGATATGGCACAGTCACAGGGAGGAAGAATTCATTCCTTGCATCCTTTTACTTCTGGTTATGAATCAGTAATGTTGTTTTCCACCTATATGCGCCGTTACGAGGATAGTTTAGAATTCTATCGCCGTTATTTTGAGGCGGCTGCTAGGGCAGATGCAAAACTGGTTGTATTGCACGGCGAGAAGACATGGGGAAAGATGCCGAAGCTGCCCATGGAAGAGTACTGTCGAAGGTTTCAGCAGCTCAATGAAATTGGGCAAGAGTATGGAGTGGTTCTGGCGCAGGAAAATGTCAGCGGTTTTCGCAGTCAAGATCCGGAATTCTTAAAGGAAATGCGTCAGATGCTGGGTGACGGAGTAAAGTTCGTTTTGGACATCAAACAGAGTGTTCGAGCAGGTTTTACACCTGATCTGATTTTGGATGCCATGGGTAATAATGTGATTCATATTCATGTCAATGATCACACAGATGTCAGGGATTGTATGTTGCCAGGTCGGGGGAATACCGATTATCAGGCACTCAAAAAGCGTCTGGATCAGATCGGTTATTCCGGCCAATGGATTATTGAGGTTTATCGTAAAGATTTTGATGAGGAAAGAGAACTTCTGGATGCCGCTCAGCATCTAGAGGGTATTTTAAACAGCCATCCATAA